Proteins from one Xenorhabdus griffiniae genomic window:
- a CDS encoding helix-turn-helix domain-containing protein: MIDIKKDWHQADIIAALRKRGTTLAAVSREAGLSSSTLANTLSRPWPKGEWIIANYLEIHPSEIWPSRYFDSYGQLIERHARNNPLK; the protein is encoded by the coding sequence ATGATTGATATAAAAAAAGACTGGCATCAAGCCGATATTATTGCTGCATTACGTAAACGTGGAACAACCTTAGCGGCTGTTTCCCGTGAAGCAGGACTCAGTTCATCTACACTAGCAAATACTCTCAGTCGTCCGTGGCCGAAAGGCGAATGGATCATTGCTAACTATCTCGAAATACATCCCTCAGAAATCTGGCCGAGTCGCTATTTTGATTCTTATGGTCAGTTAATTGAGCGTCATGCTCGTAATAATCCACTGAAATAA
- a CDS encoding replication endonuclease, whose product MPHNAALAAGVSTPWNKPVQPITRPFPTYAEQYQKEEEHQAIVKVIKEREYVQQLLKKQPSIVRLDVQYKASVLEKEQGTPRAEAFLSKTFVDRILPRVTLVTERYQIQEMNVDNALYMARFNRIPDMSREDLELLACDIADFINRDLQAVADSRPEEGDLKRVYVLYMRSAAITKAYRQNVPYWDKLTGSFFDETQAMAAISRMISDKWWLGRLRRLAAEWREHLQISINHVSKQKSIYASKMAISEWKEQKRRTKDFIKSMELEDEEGNRISLIDKYYGSVANPAIRRTEMMVRIRGFENICNELGYMAEFYTLTAPSKYHATTRHGHRNRKWKGCSPADTQQYLSGLWAKIRAKLHRNNLRIFGIRVAEPHHDGTPHWHMLFFMQPDQADQVRDIIREYALKEDHHELRTEKALKARFHAEKIDPEKGSATGYVAKYISKNIDGYAMDDELDDESNRPMKEAAVAASAWAARWRIRQFQFVGGAPVTVYRELRRMADHDVAMGLSVEFAAVHDAADNGDWANYINAQGGPFVRRDDLVARLWYETQPETNTHGEEVIRIKGVFSPLVGMDTPILTRLKSWKIVPKLAEASAEAGFSGASAPPRSSSSVNNCTGLSDTARGSSEKLIEKIIDYADSIGMDFSRFMAQSLIIGGKISINEQPFKLWTNGSFIPVESERQKETRRDGLRARINRLGKMRKQ is encoded by the coding sequence ATGCCACATAACGCAGCTCTGGCTGCTGGCGTTTCTACGCCGTGGAATAAGCCTGTCCAGCCAATAACCAGACCGTTCCCAACCTATGCGGAGCAATACCAGAAAGAAGAAGAGCACCAAGCGATTGTTAAGGTGATCAAAGAACGTGAATATGTTCAGCAGCTACTAAAAAAGCAGCCGTCTATCGTTCGCCTTGATGTTCAATACAAAGCGAGTGTTTTAGAAAAGGAGCAAGGGACACCACGCGCCGAGGCTTTTTTATCTAAGACATTCGTTGATCGTATCTTACCCAGAGTGACGTTAGTGACTGAGCGTTACCAGATTCAGGAAATGAACGTGGATAACGCGCTGTATATGGCGCGGTTTAACCGTATTCCTGATATGTCACGGGAAGATCTCGAACTGCTGGCGTGTGATATCGCTGATTTCATCAATCGGGACTTGCAAGCTGTTGCAGACTCTAGACCAGAAGAAGGCGATCTAAAACGGGTATATGTCCTGTATATGCGGTCGGCGGCGATCACCAAAGCCTACCGTCAGAATGTGCCTTATTGGGATAAGTTAACAGGCAGCTTCTTTGATGAAACGCAGGCGATGGCGGCTATTTCTCGCATGATCTCCGATAAATGGTGGTTAGGTCGCCTGCGCCGTCTGGCGGCGGAGTGGCGTGAGCATTTACAGATCTCAATCAATCATGTTAGCAAACAGAAAAGTATCTACGCCAGCAAGATGGCAATTTCCGAATGGAAAGAGCAAAAGCGCCGCACCAAAGACTTTATCAAGTCGATGGAACTGGAAGACGAAGAGGGCAACCGCATCAGCCTGATTGATAAATATTATGGCAGCGTGGCCAATCCTGCGATCCGTCGTACCGAAATGATGGTGCGCATCCGTGGCTTTGAAAATATCTGTAATGAACTGGGCTACATGGCTGAGTTTTACACCCTAACCGCCCCCTCTAAATATCACGCCACGACCCGCCACGGACACCGTAATCGTAAGTGGAAAGGATGCAGTCCGGCAGATACGCAACAATATTTAAGCGGCCTTTGGGCAAAAATCAGAGCCAAACTTCATCGTAACAATTTACGTATCTTTGGTATCCGCGTGGCTGAACCTCATCACGATGGTACACCCCATTGGCACATGCTGTTTTTTATGCAGCCAGACCAGGCGGATCAAGTGCGCGATATCATCCGTGAGTATGCTTTGAAGGAAGACCACCACGAACTGCGCACTGAAAAAGCCCTGAAAGCGCGGTTTCATGCCGAGAAGATTGATCCGGAAAAAGGGTCAGCAACGGGCTATGTGGCGAAATACATTTCTAAGAACATTGATGGCTACGCGATGGACGACGAGCTGGATGATGAAAGCAATCGCCCTATGAAAGAAGCGGCTGTGGCGGCCAGTGCCTGGGCGGCGCGTTGGCGTATCCGTCAATTCCAATTTGTAGGTGGTGCACCTGTGACGGTTTACCGCGAATTGCGCCGCATGGCAGACCATGATGTAGCTATGGGGCTGAGTGTTGAATTTGCCGCTGTACATGATGCGGCGGATAACGGTGACTGGGCGAATTATATCAATGCGCAGGGTGGCCCATTCGTTCGCCGTGACGATTTGGTCGCGCGCCTGTGGTATGAGACACAGCCGGAAACTAACACCCACGGTGAGGAGGTGATCCGCATCAAGGGCGTTTTTTCGCCCTTGGTGGGCATGGATACCCCAATTTTGACCCGGCTCAAGAGCTGGAAGATTGTGCCGAAGTTAGCCGAAGCGTCAGCGGAGGCAGGTTTTAGCGGTGCGTCCGCACCGCCTAGGAGTTCGAGTTCTGTCAATAACTGTACGGGGTTGTCTGATACAGCCAGAGGCAGTAGTGAGAAACTGATTGAAAAAATTATCGATTATGCCGATTCCATCGGGATGGATTTTAGCCGATTTATGGCGCAGTCATTAATTATCGGTGGAAAGATCAGCATCAATGAACAGCCATTTAAGTTATGGACGAATGGCAGTTTTATTCCTGTGGAGTCGGAACGGCAAAAAGAGACGCGCCGTGATGGATTGCGGGCGCGGATTAATAGACTTGGGAAAATGAGGAAGCAATGA
- a CDS encoding phage repressor protein CI codes for MRIDSLGWSNIDVLDRICMAYGFSQKIQLANHFDIASSSLSNRYTRGAISYDFAAHCALETGASLKWLLTGEGQQFDGKSSPVDIKRLEAFTLSEEILKIEGSLGIDGYFFSKPLSKGIAVRTDGKLYFIDKASSLSDGMWLVDIEGAISIRELTKLPGKRLHVTGGKVPFECSIDDIKTLGRVVGIYSEIN; via the coding sequence ATGAGAATTGATTCTTTAGGATGGAGCAACATAGATGTACTGGATCGAATCTGCATGGCGTATGGGTTTTCTCAAAAAATTCAATTAGCTAACCACTTCGATATTGCATCCAGTTCTCTGTCTAACAGATATACTCGTGGCGCTATTTCTTATGACTTTGCAGCACATTGCGCATTAGAGACAGGGGCAAGTCTTAAATGGTTATTGACAGGAGAGGGGCAGCAATTCGATGGAAAATCTTCACCAGTAGATATCAAAAGACTCGAGGCTTTCACATTAAGTGAAGAAATCCTCAAAATCGAAGGCTCTCTCGGTATCGATGGTTATTTCTTTTCGAAACCCTTATCCAAAGGAATAGCTGTTCGTACTGATGGAAAACTCTATTTTATCGATAAAGCGTCATCGCTGTCCGACGGTATGTGGTTGGTCGATATTGAAGGGGCTATTAGCATTAGAGAATTAACTAAACTACCAGGTAAAAGATTGCATGTAACAGGTGGAAAAGTACCTTTTGAATGTAGCATTGATGATATAAAAACATTGGGTCGTGTTGTGGGTATATATAGTGAGATTAATTAA
- a CDS encoding TraR/DksA family transcriptional regulator — MLASTQYAEEILERQIAAHINRPVGVSAFECEDCGEAIPETRRAQVMGCTRCVDCQSDFELIKKHLRNIIEMYDMANIHFVNLDDADFFTIRNNKNRCIGVLNNGCEEACVEILDRVNQCFIVKSVGIENIFDNQNLSTEFKKGDYVVLSLEGGYDWLDDIEQRITVLIDEVYYLRDKLDNPSEVNISFYEYSLLTPEHFFYEGANEEEVQTCSSVSAGVCE, encoded by the coding sequence GTGCTTGCCAGTACCCAGTACGCTGAGGAAATATTGGAACGCCAGATTGCTGCACATATTAACCGTCCGGTCGGTGTTTCAGCGTTTGAGTGTGAAGACTGCGGCGAAGCTATTCCCGAAACACGCCGTGCTCAGGTGATGGGTTGTACTCGCTGTGTGGATTGTCAGAGTGATTTTGAATTAATTAAGAAACATTTAAGAAACATTATAGAGATGTATGATATGGCTAATATTCATTTTGTTAATCTTGATGATGCTGATTTTTTTACCATTAGAAATAATAAAAACCGTTGTATTGGTGTCTTAAATAATGGTTGTGAGGAAGCTTGCGTCGAAATACTCGATAGGGTAAATCAATGCTTTATCGTCAAAAGTGTGGGTATTGAGAATATTTTTGACAATCAAAATTTATCTACCGAATTCAAAAAAGGTGATTATGTCGTCCTTTCTCTGGAGGGGGGGTATGATTGGCTTGATGATATCGAGCAGCGAATTACGGTATTAATTGATGAGGTTTATTATCTTCGGGACAAGCTAGATAATCCTAGTGAAGTCAATATTTCATTTTATGAATATTCATTGCTAACACCTGAACATTTTTTTTATGAAGGTGCTAATGAGGAAGAAGTACAGACATGTAGCTCAGTGTCTGCTGGGGTTTGTGAGTGA
- a CDS encoding phage integrase gives MTVRKNPTGGWICELYPNGAKGKRIRKKFATKGEALAFEQYTVQNPWQEEKEDRRTLKELIDAWYSAHGITLKDGLKRQLTMHHAFDCMGEPLARDFDAQMFSRYREKRLKGEYARTNRVKEVSPRTLNLELSYFRAVFNELNRLGEWKAENPLKNMRPFRTEEIEMAWLTQEQIALLLAECKRHDHSDLETVVRICLATGARWSEAEGLRKSQLAKYKVTYTNTKGRKNRTIPISKELYDSLPNDKKGKLFTDCYGAFRSALERTGIELPAGQLTHVLRHTFASHFMMNGGNILVLQRVLGHTDIKMTMRYAHFAPDHLEDAVRLNPLAMNGDRVAVEVA, from the coding sequence ATGACCGTTCGTAAAAACCCAACAGGTGGATGGATTTGCGAACTTTACCCTAATGGGGCAAAAGGCAAACGTATTAGGAAGAAATTCGCGACCAAAGGCGAAGCCTTAGCTTTCGAACAGTACACGGTGCAAAACCCGTGGCAGGAAGAAAAAGAAGACAGGCGAACCTTAAAAGAACTGATTGATGCTTGGTATAGCGCTCATGGCATCACACTTAAAGATGGCCTTAAGCGTCAACTGACAATGCATCATGCTTTCGATTGCATGGGTGAACCATTAGCCAGAGATTTTGATGCACAGATGTTTTCTCGCTACAGAGAAAAAAGACTCAAAGGGGAATATGCCCGTACAAATCGGGTTAAAGAAGTTTCACCCCGCACGCTTAACCTTGAACTGTCTTATTTTCGTGCGGTATTCAATGAACTTAATCGCCTCGGTGAATGGAAAGCAGAAAACCCTTTAAAAAATATGCGCCCTTTCCGCACTGAAGAAATAGAAATGGCATGGCTTACTCAAGAACAGATAGCACTGCTTCTTGCAGAATGTAAGCGCCATGATCATTCTGACTTAGAAACCGTTGTTAGAATATGCCTTGCTACTGGTGCGAGATGGTCAGAAGCAGAAGGTCTGCGTAAAAGTCAGCTTGCAAAATACAAAGTGACTTATACGAATACAAAAGGCAGAAAGAATCGAACGATACCTATCAGCAAAGAGCTTTATGATTCTCTTCCTAATGATAAAAAAGGCAAGCTCTTTACCGATTGTTATGGCGCATTCCGTTCTGCTTTAGAAAGAACAGGAATTGAATTACCCGCAGGCCAATTAACTCACGTTCTAAGGCATACTTTTGCCAGTCACTTTATGATGAACGGAGGAAATATACTCGTGTTACAGCGTGTACTTGGTCACACTGATATCAAAATGACGATGCGATATGCACACTTTGCACCTGACCATTTAGAGGATGCAGTTAGGTTAAATCCGCTAGCGATGAATGGCGATAGAGTGGCGGTAGAGGTGGCGTAG
- a CDS encoding DUF2732 family protein, with protein MEHKDIEQLIKQVREDERKHYADLFSSRLDKLSAHVLKNKMEYSVSAALLKSESENINRQAQEWHYV; from the coding sequence ATGGAACATAAAGATATTGAACAATTAATAAAGCAGGTGCGGGAGGATGAGCGCAAGCATTATGCTGATTTGTTTTCATCCCGTTTGGACAAATTGTCCGCGCATGTTTTGAAAAACAAAATGGAATATTCGGTGAGTGCTGCCTTGCTGAAAAGTGAATCCGAGAACATCAACCGCCAGGCGCAGGAATGGCACTATGTTTGA
- a CDS encoding phage regulatory CII family protein, giving the protein MFDYQVSKQPHFDNACRAFSNAHRGSLVQIAESIGMTPQMLRNKLNPEQPHMLACVDLIKLTDATEDASLLDGLLEQLQCQPSVPVNEVCDANMPGYLLGATAEVGKLASEAVSGGHLNQTRVAEFKKTVNNAVRLLTLAGVTISSRLHSNPALSSAVDAMAGMGASLV; this is encoded by the coding sequence ATGTTTGATTATCAAGTATCCAAACAACCCCACTTTGATAATGCGTGTCGTGCGTTCTCCAATGCGCATAGAGGTAGCTTAGTACAAATTGCCGAAAGCATCGGCATGACGCCGCAAATGCTGCGAAATAAATTGAACCCTGAGCAGCCCCACATGCTGGCTTGTGTTGACTTAATAAAGTTAACCGATGCGACAGAAGATGCTTCCCTTTTGGATGGTCTGCTGGAGCAATTACAGTGTCAGCCCTCTGTGCCGGTGAATGAAGTTTGTGATGCCAACATGCCAGGTTACTTATTAGGTGCTACGGCAGAAGTGGGCAAGCTGGCAAGTGAAGCTGTTTCGGGTGGGCATCTTAACCAGACCCGTGTCGCGGAGTTTAAGAAGACGGTTAATAACGCAGTGAGGTTATTAACGTTGGCAGGTGTCACGATTTCATCAAGATTGCACTCAAACCCTGCATTGAGTTCAGCAGTTGATGCAATGGCAGGGATGGGAGCATCGTTAGTCTGA
- a CDS encoding DUF5347 family protein gives MNTECQFESTEQRASKIAFDVRVNGLNQLAKIRQQHLKTGNEQLKAFVDEMRNKRNPNYVDNIRVLAAIFFIANIKKERHGLELDQFSIAERSELIKAINKIKAAVPLLPTGLSLPN, from the coding sequence ATGAACACGGAATGCCAATTTGAATCAACAGAACAGCGAGCCAGCAAAATCGCTTTTGATGTGCGCGTGAATGGTTTAAATCAACTGGCTAAAATTAGGCAGCAACATTTAAAAACGGGTAACGAGCAATTAAAGGCTTTTGTTGATGAGATGCGAAATAAACGCAATCCGAATTATGTCGATAATATTCGCGTACTGGCAGCCATTTTCTTTATTGCCAATATTAAGAAAGAACGGCATGGATTGGAATTAGATCAATTTAGCATCGCAGAGCGAAGCGAGTTAATTAAAGCCATCAATAAAATTAAGGCAGCCGTTCCATTATTACCCACGGGTTTATCACTGCCTAATTAA